The following are from one region of the Arcobacter defluvii genome:
- the secA gene encoding preprotein translocase subunit SecA, whose amino-acid sequence MLNVFSKIFGTRNDREVKKYRKKAESITALESKYENLSDDELKNEFNKLKELVQKEEKSLNDVLFESFAITREASKRALGMRPYDVQLIGAMVLHDGRIAEMKTGEGKTLVGSLAVALNALTGKGVHVVTVNDYLAARDANELTPLYNFLGYSVGAIVGGLRNDEERRAQYACDITYGTNNEFGFDYLRDNMNYDINEKVQREHNFVIVDEVDSILIDEARTPLIISGPTNHKNSNYVKANEIALKLELGKLIEPKNSSEKPSTTGDFIVDEKNRAVTLTEQGHENAEKLFGVDNLYSLENAMLSHSLDQALKANYIFEKDVDYVVKDNQIVIVDEFTGRLSEGRRFSEGLHQALEAKEGVAIQDESQTLADITFQNYFRMYKKLAGMTGTAQTEATEFAEIYNLDVVSIPTNVPVQRIDKNDLIYKSEKEKFEAVCNKIKEFHEKGQPVLVGTASIEKSEKLHKILVDKKIPHTVLNAKQHEKEGKIIADAGQKGAVTIATNMAGRGVDIKLTQEILDLGGLAIIGTERHESRRIDNQLRGRSGRQGDVGESQFYLSLEDNLLRIFGSDKIKGIMERLGIEEGEHIESRMVTRAVENAQKKVESMHFESRKHLLEYDDVANEQRKVIYTFRNDLLKSDYDIDSKLDENRLEYVQNLLSEANIIHGMPEEDFDYEFIKSKLQEELHLVVNEEALKSDSYENLESNLASILKEVYTKKMSMAAPEQKSEIERILYLQILDNAWREHLYAMDTLKAGIGLRGYNQKDPLVEYKKESYNMFIELISNIKHEIIKILFTIQLQSNEDREKEQEAIARMKEQMEEATEHITTNIAQEAVRNSDKKIARNEPCPCGSGLKYKQCCGKSGPKIGLVAGN is encoded by the coding sequence ATGTTAAATGTTTTTTCAAAAATTTTTGGTACAAGAAATGATAGAGAAGTAAAAAAATATAGAAAGAAAGCTGAATCAATTACAGCTTTAGAAAGTAAATATGAAAATTTAAGTGATGATGAACTAAAAAATGAATTCAATAAGCTAAAAGAGCTTGTACAAAAAGAAGAAAAATCATTAAATGACGTATTGTTTGAATCTTTTGCAATTACAAGAGAAGCTAGTAAAAGAGCCCTTGGAATGAGACCTTATGATGTTCAATTAATTGGAGCAATGGTTTTACATGATGGAAGAATTGCAGAGATGAAAACAGGAGAAGGTAAAACTTTGGTTGGTTCACTTGCAGTTGCATTAAATGCACTAACTGGAAAAGGTGTTCATGTTGTAACAGTAAATGACTATCTTGCTGCTAGAGATGCTAATGAATTAACACCTTTATATAATTTTTTAGGCTATAGCGTTGGAGCAATTGTTGGTGGATTAAGAAATGATGAAGAAAGACGTGCTCAATATGCTTGTGATATAACATACGGTACAAACAATGAATTTGGATTTGATTATCTAAGAGATAATATGAATTACGATATCAATGAAAAAGTTCAAAGAGAACATAACTTTGTAATTGTAGATGAAGTTGACTCAATTTTAATTGATGAAGCAAGAACTCCACTTATTATTTCAGGTCCAACAAATCACAAAAATTCAAATTATGTAAAAGCAAATGAAATAGCTTTAAAACTTGAACTTGGTAAATTAATAGAACCAAAAAATTCTTCTGAAAAACCATCAACAACTGGTGATTTTATAGTTGATGAAAAAAATAGAGCTGTTACGCTTACAGAACAAGGGCATGAAAATGCCGAAAAACTTTTTGGTGTAGATAATCTTTATTCACTTGAAAATGCAATGCTTTCTCACTCTCTTGATCAAGCTTTAAAAGCAAACTATATCTTTGAAAAAGATGTTGATTATGTTGTAAAAGATAATCAAATTGTAATTGTTGATGAATTTACAGGAAGATTAAGTGAAGGAAGAAGATTTAGTGAAGGATTACACCAAGCACTTGAAGCAAAAGAAGGTGTAGCAATTCAGGATGAATCACAAACTTTAGCAGATATTACATTCCAAAATTATTTTAGAATGTATAAAAAATTAGCTGGTATGACAGGAACAGCTCAAACAGAAGCTACAGAATTTGCGGAAATTTATAACCTTGATGTTGTTTCTATTCCTACAAATGTTCCTGTTCAAAGAATAGATAAAAATGATTTAATTTATAAAAGTGAAAAAGAAAAATTTGAAGCTGTTTGCAATAAAATCAAAGAATTTCATGAAAAAGGTCAACCTGTTCTTGTGGGAACTGCTTCAATTGAAAAATCAGAAAAACTACATAAAATTTTAGTTGATAAAAAAATCCCTCATACAGTTTTAAATGCAAAACAACATGAAAAAGAAGGGAAAATTATTGCTGATGCTGGTCAAAAAGGTGCAGTTACAATTGCAACAAATATGGCTGGACGGGGAGTTGATATTAAACTTACACAAGAGATTTTAGATTTAGGTGGTTTAGCAATTATTGGAACTGAAAGACATGAATCTAGAAGAATTGATAACCAATTAAGAGGAAGATCTGGACGTCAAGGTGATGTTGGAGAATCTCAATTTTATTTATCTTTAGAAGATAATCTTTTAAGAATCTTTGGAAGTGATAAAATAAAAGGAATTATGGAAAGACTTGGTATTGAAGAAGGTGAACATATCGAATCAAGAATGGTTACACGTGCTGTTGAAAATGCTCAGAAAAAAGTAGAATCAATGCATTTTGAAAGCAGAAAACACTTACTTGAATATGATGATGTTGCAAATGAACAAAGAAAAGTGATTTATACATTTAGAAATGATTTATTAAAAAGTGATTATGATATTGATTCAAAACTTGACGAAAATAGACTTGAATATGTACAAAATCTATTAAGTGAAGCAAATATTATTCATGGTATGCCTGAAGAAGATTTTGATTATGAATTTATTAAAAGTAAATTACAAGAAGAGTTACATTTAGTAGTTAATGAAGAAGCATTAAAAAGTGATTCTTATGAAAATTTAGAGTCTAATTTAGCCTCTATTTTAAAAGAAGTTTATACTAAAAAAATGTCAATGGCTGCACCAGAACAAAAAAGTGAAATCGAAAGAATCTTATATTTACAAATTTTAGATAATGCTTGGAGAGAACATTTATATGCTATGGATACTTTAAAAGCAGGAATTGGTCTTCGAGGTTATAACCAAAAAGATCCACTTGTTGAATATAAAAAAGAGTCATATAATATGTTTATAGAATTAATTTCAAATATTAAACATGAAATTATCAAAATTTTATTTACTATTCAACTTCAATCAAATGAAGACAGAGAAAAAGAACAAGAAGCAATTGCAAGAATGAAAGAACAAATGGAAGAAGCAACAGAGCATATAACTACAAATATTGCACAAGAAGCTGTACGAAATAGTGATAAAAAAATTGCTAGAAATGAACCTTGTCCTTGTGGAAGTGGATTGAAATATAAACAATGTTGTGGGAAAAGTGGCCCAAAAATTGGTTTAGTAGCAGGAAACTAA